The following are encoded in a window of Pyrenophora tritici-repentis strain M4 chromosome 6, whole genome shotgun sequence genomic DNA:
- a CDS encoding RNA-binding protein Puf family, translational repressor gives MSSNKRGNIFGQGRPERPYDERDEPADVPQKATAAQLAARKIKTAKARRPAGASPNLAQSANFGAAPSNNFNFGASAPAPASNGANSFGGFGAGGAFGGSTTSSFPPAQPAAPSNTFSNSSFPAFGASNESSAFQPPSSSGFNFTAGGANPISNPFTNANSAPATNGSTPAPAFGGSSIFNSAPSQSNPFGGLSQPNTTSSASSGGMFGTSSTAPGGMFGASSAAPSSNSMFGASSAAPSGGGMFGTSSATTSGGMFGASSGAPSGGMFGASSAAPSGSMFGTTSGTSNATSTPAPATTPFTFGAVSTSAQNTESTPATSGFFGKPAQSLAPAAANSIFSGFGASTQQSETPKAPAAPQNMFSGFGSNAQKSESSIETPKQNKLFGEIGTGAQGTPNGTSTPATGLFNFTASTPKADNAISTPSSSNPFASLPAPATPSTPFSGFGATSNTPQAQEKEPATSTNLFGSLKTPKASDSTEAPKSNPFGGLAQPSSTPAVSSSSFGLFGTTQDKQDAGAATAKAPEAPKSTLFQPFSTPQPAKKAETEKSQGGMFSAAQPKTSSGMFSQSFQPETNNSSDLFQKPQSSFPSFTPTNTSSTEAPKAAAAPTPASKDSSNPFASLSTPSTDRPNLFGTPKEPAQASPAPAMPNLTGDAAMSNGESQASELPKVPKVHVPKEWAVPGAVRVQTSDALLKQISDLTAQLQVLNEKYRQQLITLPPTADWSSVSLWHYQHATDIKKKIDTAKKQRAVARGVTGYESSLSTKRKVDDESPEIRDPSPSKRAREAPASPTPQKSNPTATATANMFAKAIGNKPSTPAAQSSTSLFAPKPTAEPASATSGGNAFGFTPSAPTTNGDKTPATSSGFKPSFGGDSSSKSDSTGFKPSFGSGSTSASGSGGFKPNFGAPPTSGGGFMAQFQKTAKTYEQLAAERKKKAMDEDYDSDDETKEEWSARYDKAEAERLAEEKKKIAAAPTFKVPDATAPSAAKPTAPAPGSTSPKANPFSGLLKPTSGTSTPGLSTPKAASPAPSTGSQSIFKAPSSSQTPTPNIFGHLSPAPSSNHQDESDEDDNEDAGSAEPTTPPKAKFGESETESEDTQEPKQDEAPKGSLFSRITRDNDSGSEKGSTGSTSIFGNTNGTTTPTNKPFTFFNFDAASKTAPPKSDTFVGDQTFKAGTPIKFGQAPATEKKGGLPQFSFSPSTPSPAEFSTTPAKAPPSLFNFSSANSVNSSVFSSRAGTPLSEAGETSAASAAEDEEEGGKQEQIDLSQLTEEEIKAFDIVFHTEVALAKHQVNNAWTNLAKGPMWILKDKETGKCCVRVRLASGATPLNYQILPSLPATVTGGSKKMVMATRPAKEGGLQSLLFAVKTPEIAAELAAKYTESLP, from the exons ATGTCGTCTAACAAGCGGGGCAACATTTTCGGCCAGGGCAGGCCTGAGCGCCCGTATGATGAACGCGACGAGCCTGCTGATGTTCCTCAAAAGGCGACGGCTGCACAGTTGGCTGCACGCAA AATCAAGACCGCCAAAGCTCGACGACCAGCCGGCGCCTCCCCC AACTTAGCACAGAGCGCGAACTTTGGCGCAGCACCGTCGAACAACTTCAACTTCGGCGCCTCTGCGCCCGCCCCCGCGAGCAATGGCGCGAATAGCTTCGGCGGTTTTGGAGCAGGCGGCGCTTTCGGTGGTAGCACCACCAGCAGTTTCCCGCCCGCCCAACCCGCGGCCCCAAGCAACACCTTTAGCAACTCTTCCTTCCCTGCCTTCGGCGCGAGTAACGAGAGCTCGGCTTTCCAACCGCCGTCATCCTCGGGCTTCAACTTCACTGCGGGAGGCGCCAACCCCATATCCAACCCTTTCACAAATGCAAACTCTGCCCCCGCGACCAATGGCAGCACACCAGCGCCGGCGTTTGGCGGGTCCTCCATATTCAACAGCGCCCCATCGCAAAGCAATCCATTTGGCGGGCTAAGCCAGCCCAACACTACAAGTTCGGCGTCCTCAGGTGGCATGTTCGGTACTTCCAGCACAGCACCGGGCGGAATGTTTGGTGCCTCAAGTGCAGCGCCTTCAAGTAACAGCATGTTTGGAGCTTCGAGTGCAGCACCTTCAGGTGGTGGCATGTTCGGCACTTCTAGTGCTACAACTTCAGGTGGAATGTTCGGAGCTTCCAGTGGTGCACCTTCAGGGGGCATGTTTGGGGCTTCGAGCGCTGCTCCTTCAGGCAGCATGTTCGGTACCACTAGTGGTACTTCCAACGCCACGAGCACGCCTGCCCCAGCAACGACGCCCTTCACCTTCGGGGCTGTCAGTACGTCTGCCCAAAACACCGAGAGCACTCCAGCAACGAGTGGCTTCTTCGGTAAGCCCGCACAGTCGCTAGCGCCAGCAGCAGCGAATAGCATATTTTCCGGCTTCGGTGCAAGTACTCAACAGAGTGAAACCCCCAAGGCCCCCGCTGCACCACAGAACATGTTTAGTGGCTTTGGTTCAAACGCTCAGAAGAGCGAGAGTAGCATAGAGACTCCCAAACAAAACAAGTTATTCGGGGAGATTGGTACAGGCGCCCAAGGCACGCCAAATGGAACGAGCACACCCGCGACGGGCCTGTTCAACTTCACCGCGTCCACACCAAAGGCAGACAATGCGATCTCAACTCCATCCTCTAGCAATCCGTTTGCGTCCCTCCCGGCCCCAGCAACCCCGTCAACACCCTTTAGCGGATTTGGCGCGACGTCGAACACGCCTCAAGCACAGGAGAAGGAACCAGCCACTTCAACGAACCTATTTGGCAGTCTCAAGACACCCAAGGCATCTGACAGCACTGAGGCACCTAAGTCGAACCCATTCGGGGGACTTGCTCAGCCATCGTCGACACCAGCAGTCAGCAGTTCGAGCTTCGGTCTTTTTGGGACAACACAAGACAAGCAGGATGCAGGTGCCGCAACAGCGAAGGCTCCAGAGGCACCAAAGTCAACCCTCTTCCAGCCCTTCAGTACACCACAACCTGCAAAGAAGGCCGAGACAGAGAAGTCGCAGGGTGGGATGTTCAGTGCTGCTCAGCCCAAGACCAGCTCAGGCATGTTCTCGCAGTCATTCCAGCCGGAGACCAACAACTCGAGCGACTTGTTCCAGAAGCCCCAGTCAAGTTTTCCATCCTTTACACCGACAAACACTTCATCGACAGAAGCGCCAAAGGCTGCAGCGGCACCAACACCCGCGTCCAAGGATTCCTCCAATCCTTTCGCCTCTTTGTCAACGCCTTCCACGGACCGCCCCAATCTCTTCGGTACACCAAAGGAGCCTGCTCAAGCCTCCCCAGCGCCAGCAATGCCAAATCTCACTGGCGATGCTGCAATGTCAAACGGGGAGTCGCAGGCATCTGAATTGCCGAAAGTTCCCAAGGTGCATGTTCCCAAGGAATGGGCTGTCCCAGGCGCGGTTCGTGTGCAGACCAGCGATGCATTGCTCAAGCAGATTTCGGACTTGACTGCCCAACTTCAGGTCTTGAACGAGAAGTACCGGCAGCAATTGATCACCCTTCCTCCGACAGCAGATTGGTCAAGTGTATCACTCTGGCACTATCAGCACGCTACGGATATCAAGAAGAAGATTGACACCGCGAAGAAGCAACGCGCGGTGGCCAGGGGTGTCACTGGCTACGAGTCCAGCCTGTCCACCAAGCGTAAGGTTGATGATGAGAGCCCAGAGATCCGAGACCCCTCTCCATCCAAGCGAGCTCGTGAAGCACCTGCTAGTCCGACGCCGCAGAAGTCCAACCCTACAGCAACAGCCACGGCAAATATGTTTGCAAAGGCTATTGGCAATAAACCATCTACACCCGCGGCACAGTCATCCACAAGCCTGTTTGCTCCCAAGCCTACTGCCGAGCCTGCCAGTGCGACCAGTGGAGGGAATGCGTTTGGTTTCACACCCTCAGCACCGACTACTAACGGTGACAAGACCCCAGCTACATCGTCTGGTTTCAAGCCAAGCTTTGGAGGTGACTCTTCAAGCAAGTCAGATTCTACTGGCTTCAAACCAAGCTTTGGTAGCGGGTCTACGAGCGCATCAGGCAGCGGTGGCTTCAAGCCTAACTTTGGTGCTCCTCCAACATCTGGTGGAGGCTTCATGGCTCAATTCCAAAAGACAGCGAAGACCTACGAGCAACTTGCTGCCGAGcgcaagaagaaggccaTGGATGAGGACTATGATTCGGACGACGAAACTAAGGAAGAGTGGTCAGCTAGATACGACAAGGCTGAGGCAGAGCGCCTCGCCGaggaaaagaagaagatcGCTGCCGCCCCTACCTTTAAAGTTCCGGATGCCACTGCTCCCAGTGCTGCCAAGCCAACTGCTCCTGCACCCGGTAGTACTTCTCCAAAGGCGAACCCATTCTCTGGTCTTCTGAAACCGACGAGCGGCACTTCAACGCCAGGTCTTTCGACGCCTAAAGCTGCTAGTCCTGCACCATCGACCGGTAGTCAGTCAATTTTCAAGGCTCCCAGCTCCTCCCAAACTCCGACTCCTAACATATTCGGACACTTGTCTCCCGCCCCTTCATCGAACCATCAAGACGAGTCCGATGAGGATGACAATGAGGATGCGGGTTCTGCGGAGCCGACAACGCCACCGAAAGCCAAATTCGGCGAGTCGGAGACGGAATCTGAAGACACCCAGGAGCCCAAGCAAGACGAAGCCCCCAAGGGAAGCCTTTTTTCAAGGATCACTCGGGACAACGACTCGGGATCCGAAAAGGGTAGCACCGGTAGCACGTCTATCTTCGGAAACACCAACGGAACTACGACCCCTACCAACAAGCCCTTCACGTTCTTCAATTTCGACGCTGCGTCTAAGACGGCCCCTCCCAAGTCCGACACATTTGTCGGGGATCAAACGTTCAAAGCTGGCACTCCCATCAAGTTCGGCCAAGCTCCTGCTACTGAGAAGAAGGGCGGCCTGCCGCAATTCTCATTCTCACCTTCTACGCCGTCACCTGCTGAGTTTTCAACGACACCAGCCAAAGCACCACCTTCGCTCTTCAACTTTTCTAGTGCCAACTCCGTAAACTCGTCTGTATTCTCCTCTCGCGCTGGTACGCCCTTGTCTGAAGCCGGCGAAACTAGTGCAGCGTCGGCAGCAGAAGATGAGGAGGAAGGTGGCAAGCAAGAGCAAATCGACTTGTCGCAACTCACCGAAGAAGAGATCAAGGCCTTTGACATTGTCTTTCACACCGAGGTCGCACTAGCCAAGCACCAGGTTAACAACGCTTGGACCAACCTTGCAAAAGGACCAATGTGGATcctcaaggacaaggagACGGGCAAGTGCTGTGTGCGCGTACGCCTTGCCAGCGGTGCTACACCCCTGAACTATCAGATTCTACCCTCCCTGCCGGCTACTGTTACTGGTGGCAGCAAGAAGATGGTCATGGCCACCAGGCCTGCAAAGGAAGGCGGCTTGCAATCACTCTTGTTTGCAGTCAAGACTCCTGAGATTGCAGCGGAGCTGGCGGCCAAGTACACGGAGTCACTACCTTGA
- a CDS encoding SPRY domain containing protein, with amino-acid sequence MGYDSSPTANATAEEGDRALEWTNTYPLWPPQNLQPSTHAAIQNGQLALLKPPFCAGDIRPQPQAGHWTCRTHAKCRDSSILTNLPMYSVFWDSPLNTQRSKTIYFELKVLNIGRGGFSLSEADAGIAIGFVAPPYPTFRLPGWERASLGVHGDDGRKYVNDAWGGNDFTTAFKPGETVGIGITFSVPRNPPSYEQSQQGVMLDIDVFFTRNGVKEGGWDGNEELDTRSVGGNTGLRGECDLFPAIGVFGGVDFDVYFHPSQWLYKPY; translated from the coding sequence ATGGGTTATGATAGTTCGCCAACTGCAAACGCGACTGCAGAAGAGGGCGACCGTGCGTTGGAGTGGACAAACACGTATCCTCTCTGGCCGCCGCAAAATCTCCAACCTAGCACCCACGCTGCAATCCAAAACGGTCAACTTGCTCTGCTGAAACCACCGTTTTGCGCCGGTGACATCCGTCCGCAGCCACAAGCAGGCCACTGGACATGCCGTACCCACGCCAAATGCCGTGACTCAAGCATTCTTACCAATCTTCCGATGTACAGTGTGTTTTGGGACTCACCGCTCAACACCCAGCGGTCCAAGACCATCTACTTCGAACTCAAGGTCCTCAACATTGGAAGAGGCGGCTTTTCTCTGTCGGAAGCAGACGCCGGCATCGCTATTGGCTTTGTCGCGCCCCCGTATCCCACATTTCGTCTTCCGGGCTGGGAGCGCGCCAGTCTTGGTGTTCATGGCGATGACGGCCGAAAGTACGTCAATGACGCATGGGGCGGCAATGATTTCACCACTGCGTTTAAGCCGGGTGAAACTGTTGGTATCGGCATTACCTTCTCTGTTCCGAGGAATCCTCCGTCATATGAACAGTCGCAGCAGGGTGTAATGCTGGATATCGATGTGTTCTTCACGCGTAACGGAGTCAAAGAGGGTGGCTGGGATGGCAATGAGGAGCTTGATACGAGGAGTGTGGGTGGTAACACTGGGCTGAGAGGAGAGTGTGACTTGTTTCCTGCGATTGGTGTGTTCGGCGGGGTGGATTTTGATGTCTACTTCCACCCATCTCAGTGGCTTTACAAGCCTTATTGA